The Chryseobacterium aureum genome contains a region encoding:
- a CDS encoding alpha/beta fold hydrolase: MKTELNYIHLTHQTYSQKEYHIPLSYQLFGKDLFTAPVIVINHALTGNSNVSGEKGWWKKLVGENQIVDTDKYTVLCFNIPGNGYDDFLIEDYEDFTPSDIAAIFLKGLEALRIKNVYAIIGGSLGGGIAWEMLAKQPDLAEICIPIACDYRTHDWLHAQCLVQKFLLNDKEEPLQKARIHAMLCYRTPQSLNDRFQNHYNEEKKRLESEDWLVYHGNALNERFSLKAYRLMNHLLMNINVAEEALENIQTRMHMISVDTDLFFPASEIRMCFEKLKEKNKNVSYHEIQSIHGHDAFLMEYQQLNNIIKNIL; encoded by the coding sequence TTGAAAACAGAACTAAACTATATTCATCTCACGCATCAAACTTATTCCCAAAAGGAATACCATATCCCGTTAAGCTATCAGCTTTTTGGGAAAGATCTGTTTACAGCCCCTGTCATTGTAATCAACCATGCTCTTACCGGGAATTCCAATGTATCCGGAGAAAAAGGATGGTGGAAAAAGTTGGTGGGAGAAAATCAGATTGTAGATACCGATAAATATACCGTTCTGTGCTTTAATATCCCCGGAAACGGATATGACGATTTTTTAATTGAAGACTATGAAGACTTCACTCCTTCAGATATCGCAGCGATATTCCTGAAAGGGCTTGAAGCGCTACGGATCAAAAATGTATATGCCATTATAGGAGGCTCTCTGGGAGGTGGGATTGCCTGGGAAATGCTTGCCAAGCAGCCCGATCTCGCAGAAATATGTATTCCTATTGCCTGTGATTACAGAACGCACGACTGGCTTCATGCGCAGTGCCTGGTTCAGAAATTTTTATTAAATGATAAAGAGGAACCGTTACAGAAAGCAAGAATTCATGCCATGTTGTGTTACAGAACTCCACAATCACTCAATGACCGATTTCAAAACCATTATAACGAGGAAAAAAAACGACTGGAATCAGAAGACTGGCTGGTTTATCACGGTAACGCTTTAAACGAAAGATTTAGTTTAAAAGCTTACAGGCTGATGAATCATCTCCTGATGAATATAAATGTTGCTGAAGAAGCGCTGGAGAACATACAGACACGAATGCACATGATCTCCGTAGATACAGACTTATTCTTCCCGGCTTCTGAAATCCGAATGTGTTTTGAAAAATTAAAAGAGAAAAATAAGAATGTTTCTTATCACGAGATCCAATCTATACACGGGCATGATGCCTTCCTCATGGAATATCAACAATTAAATAATATCATAAAAAACATTTTATAG